ACTGCGCTGGCCAACCAACAGGCTGACGTGGCATCAAACGGCATTCCCCTTAGCGACCGTAAGCTAGAGCAGGTGTCCCAAAATGGCAGAGCGTTGACGTCACCATAATGACGATAATAATAGAATTTGCTCTCTAAACAGAAGCTAGGAATGAACACCAATGCACCTCAGTAGTGAGGCCACAGAACAGAATGCATGGCAGTGGAGTCAACGGGCGCAGCGACTCTTCAGGACCATTCAATGGAGCTCTGCACAAACTCGAGGTGGACGGTCTACCCACCCGTCTCACTTTTCTTAATCTTGTACTGCATAATTACACACGCCTCTCAGATATCATGTGACATGCCAGGGTAGCCAATGAATTAGCTGTTACAAGGCAGGAGTGACCAATGAATGAGCAGGAGGCAGGCTCCAAAGTCAAAAGCTCAAATCTCGCCGGTGCACTTCACCAACACGGACGATGTGACCTTCCGGAAGTGACTTGTTTAACAAAACGTACACGGGTGGGACGTGGTGATCACGTGACCGAGGACCAGATATGGGGGTTACACAACATGCGTTAGTTGAGATTTCCTGTTCGGACGTTTCCAAACTCCCTGCCGTTATTCGAGATGGGCCCCCTATAAAGCACCTTCTTTCAGCAATGTCATCTCCGGTGTCCGTGAAGATGCGACattcacatttttcctttgctAGCCCTACAAACGGTCCAGGGGGGAGTAAAAGACAAATGGGGCGAATGAAGCCTTTCTACTGGGGTCCCTTAAGTCGTCTCCCCGTCAGGTCCACAGGCCATCCAAGCAGTCCCGGACTGCTGCTCTCATTCACAACAGTGCCACCATACCCTGGTATATGACGAAGCAGTCCTTAGGCAGGTCCTGTCGGGTGACACAGCCGCTGTCCGCTCCAAGGAGGAAAAGGACTTTAGGAGGATTCTTTCGGATTGCCTCGATGCCAGCCTTGTATCCCAGGTCAAGCGCTGCCACCTGACTTGCCACCCTAGACGCAACAAGAAGACAAATCTACTGTAGTGGCACAAACCAGTAAGCCGAGAGAGGGTAGGTGGGACCGTCCAGAGAGGCCGCAAAGTGTGTGGCTCACCTACCCTGCAATCATGCCACTTGTGTAAAGGTGCATTTTAAATGGACATTTACGGAGACGGTGCCATCCCAGTGAGCTGTAGGACTCCTATGCATCTTTGACTGGCGCACACGTCAAATTCAGTTGGAGGTCCTGCTCACCTGTGAAGAACATTTAGAACTTTCCAGCTGTCCTGCACCCCACTACTGGCTTTGGCATTCTGTGCAATGGTGGACACGGCAGCAAGAATCGCGGTGGCATCGTCTCTCTGGAAGGACGCGCTCCCCACCATAACCATGGGCTTCTTAGCCTGCTTCAGGATCTGGGAGGAAGAGTCTGCCATTACTAAGTGAACAAAGGGCACCTCATTACAGAGTAGGCCTCCATTCATATTCCAGTCTCACGCCAAGTCATTTCTATTGGATGCCCAGGTCTTCCCAGCTCTGGCTCTACACACAAGCCCCTCTCAGTTTTGCACACTCATTCTCTGCGTGTCCCGGCCCAAGTCACCCCACTCCAGCCCTGTCATACCTGGCAGAACGGGTGACGTCCAGAGGCGATTTCCTGCAGCACTTGGGTGGACTCTCCAAGATGGTTGTACGTGTAGCTTAAATCCACTGGGCTGCCAATGAGTGCCACCTGCAGTTCGTTATGTAGCCAGCTGTGATGAAACAAGACGGGATAAGACGAATGTCACATTTGTCCAAACACTCACCCTCACTGCCTGTCACCTGCCAGAATGTGACTTTTCTAGAAAGATCGATGGGGTCTCAATCCAACCGACTGACCTCTTTCGAATCCTTGCATTGAAGAGGGGGGCCTCGAATCGTGGATTGGTGCCGACAAGCAGCAGGAGGTCAGCCTCCTCCACCCCAACAATCCTGGTGTTCAGCAAGTAGTTGGAGCGAAGGTCGGCGCTGTTGGAATAAGAAATGCAGTCACGTCAAAGTCTCAGCGCCACCTCCACCGTGCAGCCCACCCACCGGTTGACACTGCCTGCCACATTACCCAGCTCCTGCCATGGGAAACACCTCCTCTGTGCAGAGACTGTCACTGTCCAACCTGTTGAGCAAATCCTTCATGGCCACCAAAGCCTCGGCGTCCACCAGTCCACCCACGATGGCAGCTACATTGTGACCCTGGACATCCTGCAGCTGAAGCCAGCAGACAAAAACAGCCATTTAAAGCCGAGGGTGAAAGGAATCCAGCAAGACTCTCCGTCCGTATCGCTTCAATGCACGTACCACTTGGGCCACTTGCAACAGAGCATTCTCCCAGGAGGTTGGCACCAGTTGCCCCGAGGCGTTCTTCACCAAGGGCTGCGTCAGGCGCTGGCGCTTCAACCCGTCGTAGGCAAACCTGCGGCAACGAGAGCACAATCCTGAATAGAATTCAACTTAATGCCCCTCTGCCACGTGCGCTGCTGCTGTGCGTCCAACGCAAAACCCTCACCTGGTTTTATCGGAAATCCACTCCTCGTTGACATCCTCATTCAGCCGGGGCAAGATCCTCATCACTTCACCCCCTCGAGTGCTTACCACGATGTTGCTGCCAACTGCATCTAGCACATCAATGGACTCTGTCTTTCTGCACGGACAGGAGGACATGACGGTCAAGTCACCAGGCAAGTGCTGTGCACACCATCAGTGGAGACCCCAGACCACGTACCTCGTTTCCCAAGGCCGAGCTGTGAAGGAGTAGGGTTTGGAAGTCAGCGCTCCCACCGGGCAAATGTCAATGACATTTCCAGAGAGCTCGGACATAAACATCTTCTCCACGTAGGTGCCCACTTGCATTTCATTGCCGCGGCCAGTTGTGCCAAGGTCATCCACTCCTGCCACCTCACTGGCAAATCTGCAAAAAAGGAAGTGAAAATCGAACCGAGTATTCCAGTCACGGGGTCTGTGCCCGCAGCCGCGGTTCGAGGTGCGTGTGGCCTCACCGGATGCAGCGTGTGCACTGAATGCAGCGCGTCATGATAGTTTTGATGAGAGGCCCGATGTTTTTGTCTTCCACCGCTCTCTTGCTGTCCGTCAGTCGACTCCGGTCACTTCCAAACATCATAGACTGGTCCTGTTGGTAACAAGAGCAGCAGACACGATTACCCAATGTGCCAACTTTATTAACTAATGGAGGGGAGCCCACGTGAAGCCTTTGCTGGGCTGCTTCTTCAAGCTTTGACACCACCTACTAACCTGTCATTAAATAAGCCTGGGCATACAAGGAGACACCCCGCTTTAGCCTGACCCTTGGGGGCAGAGTGGGTCATCCTACAAGCAGAAGACTGGCAGAGCTCAAATCACTCCTTAACCCCAAGTCATGGCCGCACTAAGACATGCAGACAGCGACGCAGTGAATGCTCCACACTACTGGCTTTCTTCCGAGGTTTTCACGTCTAAAGACGTCAGTGACTCCCAGCAGTAACAGGTACTGCCAAGGAGGTGCCAAGGGACTTGGAAAAATGTTAGAAGGAGAAGAGTGGCGCGGATTACAAAGGCTgcaatctaacaaatcaccaggaccggGTAACAGTTAGGACTGAGAGCTGGAGGAGGTTGGCGAGGACTGATCTGAAGTGCCacaagtccacatgaccgtcatcaccAAGGTcttccatgaggactgattgaggtcactgatgtgaggtagaatgcctagagggggcagGGTGGTCTCGGACCCCCAGCAggtttgactctttttttttttgttttttctgtcctccctgcccattggactttacttttgttttatgttaattagtgttgcctcgaattctgtcttttttttctcgttcttcatcctgtaaagcacatcatttgtatgaaaatgtgctctagaaataaatattattgttgtttCTAAGGACCTCAAactagcaaatattatcccgttacaGAAATAGATGATGGTTTATTTTTAAAGCCAAAAGGGAATCAGTTGTCAAaagtacatttctaaaaaattaaaacaggacAATGCTGCTTGCCCAAATTTACAAACCCCACACGTCAGTATTTAGCAGGGCCCCCCCTCTTGTTTTTGGGTAAGGCTGACCCGCTCTACCCTCTGCTCAGTGTCAGTTGGCTGGATGGCACCTCTGGACTGCCTCAGGTTCTCAGTGGGGTTGAGCTCAGCGCTTTGACCGGGCCATTGTCAAAGACGAGCTTTTAGCATTTGGGCCACTCCACTGTCACCCTGGACCTGTGCTCTTGCTGGATGGATGGTGACCCTTCTTCTAAGCCTCAGGTTCTCTTCCACTATTTCCCTGCATTTAGTTCCATCCACTTGTCCATCACCACCATACGTCAATTTAGGGATGGCATGGGCAGTCTTGGGCCTGCACGTTGAATTTTggccaaaaagctctaccttacTTTCATCTGACCACTAGGCCTGCTCCCAGATCCTAGCTGGGCCCCTCTTGTGCACTGCTGCGAGACCAACATTGGCCTTTTCATGGATATTCTACAATAATGGCTTCTATCTTGCCAAACAGGACACTGCTATGGGAAGCTCTTGATACTGGGGGCTCCTGCACTTGTAGCCCACTTAAAAGTGATGGCTCCCTTACCAAACTACATCTTGCTTAGGGTGCTCCAGCCTTCTCTACTCTGTGACTGGGTGACGAGTCCCACCTTCCACTTCCTGATCCAGCAGGGCTTACCGGGACGCCCAAACATTTTTGCCCCCTTTTGTATCACATGGTCACTTACTTGCGTGGTCTGCCCTTCAGTCTTCATTTTCACGGTGGGTTCACCGCCCACACAGAGTGACTTTTATATGCAGACCATGTGACTCTCTGGTAGAGACCGATCATTCAGTCCAGAGGTCCATATGTCCTGTTTGGGAACACCTGAAGCCCCAACGCCAGCAGCGCTTGTCTAGTTTTTAGAAACACACATCTGACAAGCGATGTCCTTTGGATTTACACCAACTGTTAGAACACTTCAGTTGTCCTCAAAGTAATGAATTGaaggagtatgtgtgtgtgtgtgtgcgtgttttgaAATCCAGACATTGGGGATGACTTTCGATGAGGTTGAACACTTTTGCAGACACTGTGACCTGCTGGAATTCTTCAAGGAAGCAACAGCAGGATATGATCAAATAGGGACACGGGATTTAtcttcattttcacaaagtttttaGTAATCAAACTGTGGGCATTcgggacagtgtgtgtgtgtgtgggcaggcaggcaggcacaaAACTGGCTTAAACACAGTAAGCAAAGGGTTAAGGCTGACTGCTACTTCTGCATGGGGCCTACAGCGTACCCCCTCAAAAATGTGACTACACGTCACAATGACGCAACCCCCTAAGACTCTGACTGGCCATTCTGGTAACCACGTATTTCCTGAAACTCGTTTCCCAGTCATCTTTCGCTATTCTGATGttaggtgggagcggaggatgccatcatctacatgctacactgatccctctcccacttggacagaggcagtggtactgtaagaattatgtttctggacttctctagcgccttcaacaccagccaacctctgctccttagggtcaaccTGACAGAGATGGGGAggagattcatacctggtggcatggatcgtggactatcttacaaacagacctcagtatgtgcgtctcgggaactgcaggtctgacattgtggtcagcaacacaggagcgccacaggggactggactttctccggtcctgttcagtctatatacatcggacttccaatacaactcggaatcctgccatgtgcaaaagttcactgacgacactgctatcgtgggctgtatcaggagtgggcaggaggaggagtatagaaacctaatcaaggactttgttaaatggtgcgactcaaaccacctacacctgaacaccagcaaaaccaaggcgctgatggtggattttaggaggaccaggcccctcatggaccccgtgatcatcagaggtgactgtgtgcagagggtgcagacctataaatacctgggagtgcagctggatgataaattagactggactgccaatactgatgctctgtgtaagagaggacagagccgactaaacttccttagaaggctggcgtccttcaacatctgcaataagatgctgcagatgttctatcagacagttgtggtgagtgccctcttctacacggtggtgtgctggggaggcagcttaaagaaggacgcctcacgcctggacaaactggtgaggaaggcaagc
This region of Erpetoichthys calabaricus chromosome 8, fErpCal1.3, whole genome shotgun sequence genomic DNA includes:
- the ndufs1 gene encoding NADH-ubiquinone oxidoreductase 75 kDa subunit, mitochondrial; protein product: MLRLPLSQALLGLARHPRAPISTKSHARTTATAASNLIEVFVDGQPVMVEPGTTVLQACEKLGVQIPRFCYHERLSVAGNCRMCLVEVEKAPKPVAACAMPVMKGWNILTNSEKTRKAREGVMEFLLANHPLDCPICDQGGECDLQDQSMMFGSDRSRLTDSKRAVEDKNIGPLIKTIMTRCIQCTRCIRFASEVAGVDDLGTTGRGNEMQVGTYVEKMFMSELSGNVIDICPVGALTSKPYSFTARPWETRKTESIDVLDAVGSNIVVSTRGGEVMRILPRLNEDVNEEWISDKTRFAYDGLKRQRLTQPLVKNASGQLVPTSWENALLQVAQVLQDVQGHNVAAIVGGLVDAEALVAMKDLLNRLDSDSLCTEEVFPMAGAGADLRSNYLLNTRIVGVEEADLLLLVGTNPRFEAPLFNARIRKSWLHNELQVALIGSPVDLSYTYNHLGESTQVLQEIASGRHPFCQILKQAKKPMVMVGSASFQRDDATAILAAVSTIAQNAKASSGVQDSWKVLNVLHRVASQVAALDLGYKAGIEAIRKNPPKVLFLLGADSGCVTRQDLPKDCFVIYQGHHGDVGAPMADVVLPGAAYTEKNGTYVNTEGRAQQTRLAVTPPGIARDDWKIIRAISEVAGVLLPYDTLEDVRNRLAEVSPNLVRYNDVENCNYFKQALELSQSVNQKLLPSPLVPPQLTIRDFFMTDPISRASQTMAKCVKAATEGAQAVEEPSIC